AAACTGCCTGATTTGAATAAAACTGATCTATATCTATGCATCTTCTCGGCTCCATCCTAACTAGATGCCACTCTTTTACAGCCACCTGCTACTAAATCAGGTGGCTGTAAAGCTACCTCCTCTTACATTCTGTTTTCCAATATAATTCAAATTAAATGTTTAGTAATATACTGAAATATAAACTATTAGTCCAATAGCTGCACTTTATTTAATTCCTTAGCTAAAGATTCAATCGTTAATCTAATTAACAAATCCTCTCAATCAAAAAAACCCATATGTGTTTTCTCCTGCTTATAGTAATCTAATCTGTCTTGTAATGTCCCTGTATGAAACTCAAATTTATGCCGTCTGGATCCATAAAATAAATAGACTTTTTATCTCGCTCATCTCTTGGCCGGCCTGACAAGATGTTTACATTTAATCTTTTTAGCTTGTCGTACATTTTATCAAATTCTTGTTCTTCAATTGAAAAGGCGATATGTGTGTACGATTGGTTTATGTCATTACGGGGTATAGCTTTCTCTTCATTCAGAGCAAGCCACATTACATTTAAATCAAAGTAGGCAGTGCTTATATTCGTGGGCCCCGGGGTAACCGTCACAATAAAGCAGTATATAATAAAAGATGTTATATCCATGATGAAAACTCCTTTCAAGCGTAGTTCTCATATCAATATACATCTAAAGCTTTTTGGGGATATAGTATATTATTGCAAAACCAAGGAAAAAAGCTGCCTTTAGGACAGACAGCTCTTCTTTTACAATCGTATAACTTAGTCTTGTTCTCCAATATCAATAAAATAATGATCCTTTCGGTAAGACATTGCCTCCATAGTCGCTATCAGATTGTCTTCATGAAAAACCTCAATCCGATAGAATCCTGTACGAAAATTCCGTTTTACCTCTGTTGCACGGGCTGCTAATTTGTCTCCAGGCTTAGCTGATTCCATAAACTGTATGGTTGTATTTACCCCGAGAGATGTTTTTCCATAGGCATTGCAAGCTGCCGAAAAGGCATAATCTGCTAAAGCGTAAATAATAGCTCCATGAACTGTGCCATAAGCATTTACCATATGACTTTTCACTTCTAATATTGCTTCAGTGAAGCCCGCTTCAAATTTTGTTAACTGAATTCCAATCGACTGTGCATATGGATCATTTTTTACATGATTTAATATTTGCTCGTAATTTTTTTCATAGATTTGATTCTCATCAATTCGCTTCCCCATCTGGAATTACTCCTTTGTATTTTATATTTCACTCCCAGCACTGATGTATAAAAACTCAAAGAAGTTGGAGCAATTAACGCATTAAAAAATAAGTTGCACTAAAACCATATAAACAATCGTTCCACCAGCTATTGATAGAAGCATTTGTCTTTTCCAAACGTGTAATAACGCAACTACAGCTACGGAAAGAAATTCTGGTATTCCACGATTTCCAGCAAACACACTTATATCTTTAAAACAATAAATAACTAAAAGACCTAATACTGCTGCTGGGAGCACTCTACCGAGATACTGAATATATTTTGGTGTTGGTTTACCGGCTGGGAAAACAAGGAATGGAAGAAACCTGGTAATCATCGTACCTAACACAACCATTGCAATCATAATAATTTGCTGTGTCACACTCATCGTCATGCAGCTTCAGCCTCAACTTTCTCTAAGGATTTTCTGGATAAAGTAAGAACCCCCAATATTGCTATCATTGCAGGGATAATAAAATGACTCCCTCCAAAAACCAAGAGACAGACAATAGATGCACCAAGACCTACAAGTGAACTAGTATGCTTTTCTTCCTTCATCCACTGTTCAAGAAAGATAACGACAAATAGGGCAGTCATAACAAACTCAAGCCCTTCAATATTGAAATTGATAAAAGAACCAAAAACACCGCCTAACGTTGCACCTAATACCCAATAGAAATGGTTAAGCAATGTGACAAAAAACATAACCCAGCCTTTATTAACATCTTTGGGCACATCGATCGTACTATTAATAGCAAATGATTCATCGCAAAGTCCAAAAATCATATAGCCCTTTTTCTTCCCAAGTCCATCATACTTGCCGAGCATGGAAAGACCATAAAATAAATGACGTGCATTTACTGTCAACGTTAGAAA
This region of Oceanobacillus sp. FSL K6-2867 genomic DNA includes:
- a CDS encoding hotdog fold thioesterase, which gives rise to MGKRIDENQIYEKNYEQILNHVKNDPYAQSIGIQLTKFEAGFTEAILEVKSHMVNAYGTVHGAIIYALADYAFSAACNAYGKTSLGVNTTIQFMESAKPGDKLAARATEVKRNFRTGFYRIEVFHEDNLIATMEAMSYRKDHYFIDIGEQD
- a CDS encoding branched-chain amino acid transporter permease, producing the protein MTMSVTQQIIMIAMVVLGTMITRFLPFLVFPAGKPTPKYIQYLGRVLPAAVLGLLVIYCFKDISVFAGNRGIPEFLSVAVVALLHVWKRQMLLSIAGGTIVYMVLVQLIF
- a CDS encoding AzlC family ABC transporter permease, translating into MKKRTELIIAFRVAYPKTLPIFAGFVFLGIAYGFMMNSLGFSAIYPIIISLIVFAGSVEFVAASLLIGAFNPLTALFLTLTVNARHLFYGLSMLGKYDGLGKKKGYMIFGLCDESFAINSTIDVPKDVNKGWVMFFVTLLNHFYWVLGATLGGVFGSFINFNIEGLEFVMTALFVVIFLEQWMKEEKHTSSLVGLGASIVCLLVFGGSHFIIPAMIAILGVLTLSRKSLEKVEAEAA